A single Banduia mediterranea DNA region contains:
- a CDS encoding RluA family pseudouridine synthase — MPAPQGFPQVRHLSVEGNDEGQRLDNFLLKHLPGVPKSHVYRLLRSGQVRVDGGRCKPDRRLRLGEAVRVPPVRVAERGEPVRPPDRVLDRLKSAIRLENEDYLALDKPAGLAVHAGSGLDYGVIEAIRAWQTYDYVELCHRLDRDTSGVLLLAKSRKALLRAQNAFRDGLAQKRYLALVIGAWNGGVREVDSRLLKNFPQGGERMVLVDEHGKPSRTRFTPTRRFVDATLCEVDIFSGRMHQIRVHANEVGQGVAGDRKYGFRDAQKPIREAGLKRLFLHARGLQLPAQDGYPTLRVEAPLPAELEAVLERLPS, encoded by the coding sequence GTGCCTGCGCCCCAGGGTTTTCCACAAGTCCGCCATCTCAGCGTTGAAGGTAACGATGAGGGGCAGCGTTTGGACAACTTTCTTCTGAAGCATCTGCCGGGCGTGCCGAAATCGCACGTCTATCGTTTGCTGCGTTCCGGACAGGTGCGCGTCGACGGCGGACGCTGCAAGCCCGACCGCCGTTTGCGGCTGGGTGAGGCCGTGCGTGTGCCGCCGGTGCGCGTTGCCGAGCGCGGCGAACCGGTGCGCCCGCCGGATCGCGTGCTGGACCGCCTGAAGTCCGCGATCCGCCTCGAAAACGAAGATTACCTCGCGCTAGACAAGCCGGCGGGCTTGGCCGTTCACGCCGGCAGCGGGCTGGATTACGGCGTGATCGAAGCGATTCGAGCCTGGCAGACCTATGACTATGTGGAGCTTTGTCATCGCCTGGACCGCGATACCAGCGGCGTGCTGTTGCTGGCGAAGTCGCGCAAGGCGCTGTTGCGCGCGCAGAATGCGTTTCGGGATGGTTTGGCGCAAAAGCGCTACCTGGCCCTGGTGATCGGCGCCTGGAACGGCGGTGTGCGCGAGGTCGATTCGCGGCTGCTCAAGAATTTCCCCCAGGGCGGCGAGCGCATGGTGCTGGTGGACGAGCACGGCAAGCCTTCACGAACGCGTTTTACACCGACACGGCGTTTTGTCGACGCCACCTTGTGCGAGGTCGATATCTTTTCGGGGCGCATGCACCAGATCCGGGTCCACGCCAACGAAGTCGGGCAGGGGGTCGCCGGCGACCGCAAGTACGGATTCCGTGATGCGCAGAAGCCGATACGTGAAGCCGGCTTGAAGCGCCTGTTCCTGCATGCCCGCGGTCTGCAGCTGCCTGCGCAGGACGGTTATCCGACGCTCCGGGTGGAAGCGCCGCTGCCTGCGGAGCTGGAGGCCGTGCTCGAACGGCTCCCCTCATGA
- a CDS encoding HAD family hydrolase, translating to MSRRFELLIFDWDGTLADSAATIVSSMQQAITALELPRRSDDQIRELIGLGLVDVMERLYPGIDAQHLIGLLEAYRKRFVGHASGEAPLFAGALDTLRRLDVMGFRIAIATGKSRVGLRRALAHHGELARLVSSSRCADETASKPHPKMLHELLEEEQLGPEQALMIGDTEYDIAMARSAGLLGLGVACGVHAPSRIRAAGAAGVIDGVQDLPAWLAAS from the coding sequence ATGAGTCGGCGTTTCGAATTGTTGATCTTCGACTGGGACGGAACCCTGGCCGATTCGGCGGCCACGATCGTTTCGAGCATGCAGCAGGCGATCACCGCCCTTGAGCTTCCGCGCCGCAGTGACGACCAGATTCGCGAGCTGATCGGTCTGGGGCTCGTCGATGTCATGGAGCGACTCTATCCGGGCATCGATGCGCAGCATCTCATCGGCTTGCTGGAGGCCTACCGCAAGCGCTTCGTCGGGCATGCCTCCGGCGAGGCGCCGCTGTTTGCCGGGGCTCTCGACACGCTGCGTCGGCTCGATGTCATGGGTTTCCGCATTGCCATCGCCACCGGCAAATCCCGCGTCGGGCTGCGCCGCGCGCTGGCGCACCATGGCGAACTCGCGCGGCTCGTGTCCTCGTCGCGCTGTGCCGACGAAACGGCGTCCAAGCCCCACCCGAAGATGCTGCACGAGCTGCTGGAGGAGGAGCAGCTGGGGCCGGAACAGGCGCTGATGATCGGCGATACGGAGTATGACATCGCCATGGCCCGTTCGGCCGGACTGCTGGGGCTCGGCGTGGCCTGCGGCGTCCATGCGCCGTCGCGCATTCGCGCCGCCGGTGCCGCGGGCGTGATCGACGGAGTGCAGGACCTGCCGGCCTGGCTGGCCGCTTCGTGA
- a CDS encoding Maf family protein, whose product MSAAALILASQSRYRAELLGRLRLPFLTEAADIDETPGFDEPPAALAERLAEHKARHVAHRHPGAWVIGSDQVAACEGKLLGKPGALASARTQLAQLSGRLARFHTAVCLISPVGDARQALDTTTVRMRHLDSNQIERYLALEPALDCAGSFKCEGYGITLFESIDTSDPTALIGLPLIALSRLLSEAGWPLP is encoded by the coding sequence ATGTCTGCAGCCGCCCTGATTCTCGCCTCGCAGTCCCGATACCGGGCCGAACTCCTCGGCCGGCTGCGCCTCCCATTCCTCACCGAGGCGGCCGATATCGACGAAACACCGGGGTTCGACGAGCCGCCCGCGGCACTGGCGGAACGGCTGGCGGAGCACAAGGCCCGCCACGTCGCCCACCGCCATCCCGGCGCCTGGGTCATCGGTTCCGACCAGGTCGCCGCCTGCGAAGGCAAGCTGCTCGGCAAGCCGGGCGCACTCGCCTCGGCGCGCACCCAACTGGCGCAGCTGTCAGGGCGACTGGCACGCTTTCACACGGCGGTCTGCCTGATCTCGCCGGTCGGCGATGCGCGACAGGCGCTGGACACGACGACCGTGCGCATGCGCCATCTCGACTCGAATCAGATCGAACGCTACCTCGCACTGGAGCCGGCCCTGGACTGCGCCGGCAGCTTCAAGTGCGAGGGCTACGGCATCACGCTGTTCGAATCCATCGACACCTCCGATCCGACCGCTCTGATCGGACTGCCGCTGATCGCGCTGAGCCGGCTGCTGAGCGAGGCTGGCTGGCCGCTGCCCTGA
- a CDS encoding YceD family protein, which produces MTVPHILPQRIRAESAVRRRQRIEGRLGLEQLERLRELAAGETGQLETRLDASADADGSWHVRGSLEGRLELVCERCAETYDWSFDIDVDWRLVESEAEEQRLLAECEPVLIEDDWLPVRQLIEDEVLLAVPVMPVCERNTCR; this is translated from the coding sequence ATGACGGTCCCTCACATCCTGCCGCAGAGAATCCGCGCCGAAAGCGCGGTTCGTCGGCGACAGCGCATCGAGGGTCGCCTCGGCCTGGAGCAACTGGAGCGCTTGCGCGAGCTTGCGGCCGGTGAGACGGGGCAGCTTGAGACGAGGCTGGATGCTTCGGCGGACGCGGACGGCAGCTGGCATGTGCGGGGCTCGCTGGAAGGACGGCTCGAGCTGGTGTGTGAACGCTGCGCGGAGACGTACGACTGGTCGTTCGATATTGATGTGGACTGGCGTCTGGTCGAAAGCGAGGCCGAAGAGCAGCGCTTGCTGGCTGAGTGTGAGCCCGTGTTGATCGAAGACGACTGGCTGCCGGTTCGGCAGTTGATCGAGGACGAAGTCCTGCTCGCGGTGCCGGTCATGCCGGTTTGCGAACGGAATACCTGCCGCTGA
- the rpmF gene encoding 50S ribosomal protein L32 yields MAVQKSKKSRSMRGHRRSHNALKPPALSVDPTSGETHLRHHVTADGYYRGRKVIEKNTPEV; encoded by the coding sequence ATGGCTGTTCAGAAATCCAAGAAGTCCCGCTCGATGCGCGGTCACCGTCGTTCGCACAACGCGCTCAAGCCGCCTGCGCTGTCGGTGGACCCGACTTCAGGCGAGACGCATCTGCGTCACCACGTGACCGCGGACGGTTACTACCGCGGCCGGAAAGTGATCGAGAAGAACACCCCAGAAGTCTGA
- the plsX gene encoding phosphate acyltransferase PlsX has translation MTDTPITVAVDAMSGDHGHTVAVESALSFLRDYQDVKLILVGDEAALRSALGRSIPPQIEIQPASEVVAMDELPSRALRTKKDSSMRVAINLVKDGRAQACVSAGNTGALMGIAKFVLKTLPGIDRPAMLSPMPTLKGHTHMLDLGANAVCTAEQLFQFAVMGSVLVSAVNGLSKPSVGLLNIGSEEIKGVESIRQAASLIQQADLNYAGFIEGDEIFTGAVDVVVCDGFAGNVALKTSEGVAKLVRQFMKEEFTRNMFTKLSAIAARPVLQAFADRIDPRRYNGASFLGLRGVVIKSHGGADVLAFANAIRVARLEVQKAVPMRISTLLASTLGESATADPMQETGRWMAAGGES, from the coding sequence TTGACTGACACTCCAATCACCGTAGCCGTGGATGCAATGAGCGGCGATCACGGCCATACGGTCGCGGTCGAATCCGCTCTTTCGTTTTTGCGCGATTATCAAGACGTCAAGCTGATACTCGTGGGGGACGAGGCCGCCCTGCGCTCGGCACTGGGGCGCTCGATTCCGCCGCAGATCGAGATTCAGCCTGCGTCCGAGGTAGTCGCGATGGACGAGCTTCCGTCGCGCGCACTGCGCACGAAGAAGGACTCTTCGATGCGTGTGGCGATCAATCTGGTCAAGGACGGCCGCGCCCAGGCCTGTGTGTCGGCGGGGAACACCGGCGCCCTGATGGGAATTGCCAAGTTTGTGCTCAAGACGCTGCCGGGCATCGATCGCCCGGCGATGCTGTCGCCGATGCCCACGCTCAAGGGGCATACCCACATGCTGGACCTCGGCGCCAATGCCGTATGCACCGCGGAGCAGCTGTTCCAGTTCGCGGTGATGGGATCGGTGCTGGTCAGCGCGGTCAACGGTTTGTCGAAACCGAGCGTGGGCCTGCTCAATATCGGCTCCGAGGAGATCAAGGGCGTCGAGTCGATACGACAGGCGGCGAGCCTGATCCAGCAGGCGGATCTCAATTACGCCGGATTCATCGAAGGTGACGAGATTTTCACCGGCGCGGTCGATGTCGTGGTCTGCGACGGGTTCGCCGGCAATGTGGCGCTCAAGACCAGCGAAGGCGTGGCCAAGCTGGTTCGCCAGTTCATGAAGGAAGAATTCACGCGCAACATGTTCACCAAGCTGTCGGCGATCGCGGCCCGGCCTGTACTGCAGGCCTTTGCCGACCGTATCGACCCGCGTCGCTACAACGGCGCGAGCTTTTTGGGCTTGCGCGGCGTGGTCATCAAGTCGCACGGCGGTGCCGACGTGCTGGCTTTCGCCAACGCGATTCGTGTGGCGCGACTGGAAGTGCAGAAAGCGGTGCCGATGCGTATCAGCACCTTGCTGGCGTCCACGCTCGGGGAAAGCGCCACTGCGGACCCGATGCAGGAAACCGGGCGCTGGATGGCTGCAGGCGGCGAGTCCTAG
- a CDS encoding FHA domain-containing protein: MGKLIVTDAAGAVSEVVLDKERVSIGRHPDNDICLADKSVSGRHAVIVTILQDSFLEDLDSTNGTQVNGRQVAKHSLSHGDTVTVGRNFLRYESTLLNQDDALDQTVILKPSQIDAATASAAPAPTAPTVGRLEVISGANAGRGLELTKALTTLGKPGVQVVAITRRADGYYIVHVSGDKGRGRPQLNGTAIGSAARRLETGDEFELSGTRIRFVQE, from the coding sequence ATGGGAAAACTGATCGTCACGGACGCGGCCGGGGCCGTGAGCGAAGTCGTTCTCGACAAGGAACGTGTTTCGATCGGACGCCATCCCGACAACGACATCTGTCTCGCCGACAAGTCCGTGTCCGGGCGTCATGCCGTGATCGTGACCATTCTTCAGGACTCGTTCCTGGAAGATCTCGATTCCACCAACGGCACCCAGGTCAATGGGCGCCAGGTCGCCAAGCATTCCCTCTCGCACGGCGACACCGTCACCGTCGGTCGCAATTTCCTGCGCTACGAAAGCACCCTGCTGAACCAGGACGATGCGCTCGATCAAACCGTGATCCTCAAGCCCAGCCAGATCGACGCGGCCACCGCCAGCGCGGCGCCAGCGCCCACGGCGCCCACTGTCGGGCGACTCGAAGTGATCAGCGGCGCCAACGCCGGGCGCGGGCTGGAGCTGACCAAGGCGCTGACCACGCTAGGCAAGCCCGGGGTTCAAGTGGTGGCGATCACTCGTCGTGCCGATGGTTACTACATCGTTCATGTCAGCGGAGACAAGGGACGGGGTCGACCGCAGCTCAACGGCACGGCGATCGGTTCTGCTGCACGCCGGCTTGAAACCGGCGACGAGTTCGAGCTCAGCGGAACACGCATCCGCTTCGTGCAGGAATAA
- a CDS encoding Stp1/IreP family PP2C-type Ser/Thr phosphatase — MALQDKVATALLTHPGRVRTNNEDAIAEDPRLGLLVLADGMGGYNAGEIASGIAVATILDIVRRDWDQREHGQIEAASGYSSEALLLRQAVEAAHNAIQHVAESQPQCQGMGTTVVCCLLHDDRLSIAYVGDSRLYRLREGELDQITRDHSLLEELVARGHYTREEAGRLVRKNIVTRALGVESSVEVDLIEDSLQLGDIVLLCSDGLCDLLSDEEIALSLRRFADNLPKAASALVDAANAAGGKDNIAVILARLDQSLARGKRWYERLVEWF, encoded by the coding sequence ATGGCACTACAGGACAAGGTCGCCACTGCGCTGCTGACTCACCCAGGGCGGGTACGGACCAATAACGAGGACGCGATCGCCGAGGATCCTCGGCTTGGCCTGCTGGTGCTGGCCGACGGCATGGGCGGCTACAACGCTGGCGAGATCGCCAGCGGCATCGCCGTCGCCACGATCCTCGACATCGTGCGGCGCGACTGGGATCAGCGCGAACATGGCCAGATCGAAGCCGCCAGCGGCTATTCCAGCGAGGCGCTGCTGCTGCGCCAGGCCGTGGAGGCTGCGCACAACGCGATCCAGCATGTCGCCGAATCGCAACCGCAATGCCAGGGCATGGGCACCACGGTGGTCTGCTGTCTGCTGCATGACGATCGCCTGTCGATCGCCTATGTCGGAGACTCGCGCCTGTACCGGCTGCGCGAAGGCGAACTCGACCAGATCACGCGCGATCATTCCCTGCTCGAAGAACTGGTGGCACGCGGTCATTACACGCGTGAGGAAGCCGGGCGCCTGGTGCGCAAGAACATCGTCACCCGCGCCCTGGGCGTGGAAAGCTCCGTTGAAGTCGACCTGATCGAGGACAGCCTGCAACTGGGCGACATCGTGCTGCTGTGTTCCGACGGGCTCTGCGACCTGCTCAGCGACGAGGAAATCGCGCTAAGCCTGCGGCGGTTTGCTGATAACCTCCCGAAAGCGGCAAGCGCGCTGGTGGATGCCGCCAACGCAGCCGGAGGCAAGGATAATATCGCGGTCATTCTGGCGCGCCTGGATCAGTCGCTGGCCCGAGGCAAGCGCTGGTACGAACGTTTGGTGGAGTGGTTCTAG
- a CDS encoding CHASE2 domain-containing serine/threonine-protein kinase has product MKTSIGSRDWAAGLVFAVLFVVLAYLVFGRAVQTLERSAYDVGVQLRDETPSDRIAIIAIDDASIDRLGRWPWPRNLHAAMIDLLHDGGAKTIGNTVFYFEDQLDPGLAALRELSDQLAASPLIQTVPSEIEQFGAALDALAANNAAAGVLAQRYHRSALATEYSAALDRFAARLLEARRGLSVDDTLRRSLSDAGNVALALHFRIGVPIGRPDAPLPDYVSRNALSHVVDRIDARTQGLLPVPALAAQIPVAGIGRAAAMIGHLNTLPDVDGAMRFEPLVVQYYDAYYPSLSLAMAAAALNLGVDDIEVRLGEGIALGGLEIPTRPDLQMYTHFYGDQGGKPAFKVYSFFDVFSGTVPASQFRDKLVLIGATATGIGDSLATPVSPSMAPVEAMAHTVSSILQGDFYVRPEWAAFAEIGALLAAALYLALLSPALGPAVAAVLTTVLVIALVGTELYLMSDLGLWLKLVTPALLLVSGHLFMTVKRLRITEVLKSRTEVEGAESNRMLGLAFQGQGQLDMAFEKFRRVQPVDDKLLELLYNLALDFERRRQFNKAESVYQFIAGHDRDFRDVAEKLTRARRLSETVILGGGSSHPGGTMVLDKTEQMEKPMLGRYQVEKELGKGAMGIVYLGRDPKIGRQVAIKTMALAQNFEEDELDDARARFFREAETAGRLSHPNIVSIFDAGEEHDLAFIAMEFVGGHDLTRHTKANALLPVTDVLRHIADAAEALDYAHQQGVVHRDVKPANLMLVERSNTVKVMDFGIARITDSSKTRTGMVLGTPSYMSPEQLAGKKVDGRSDLFSLGVTLYQLLTGALPFQADSLATLMYRIANETPAPATTLRPELPAGVSPILDRAMSKPLERRYALGAEFSAELRVLLQTLS; this is encoded by the coding sequence GTGAAGACTTCCATAGGGTCCAGGGACTGGGCGGCCGGCCTGGTATTCGCCGTGCTGTTCGTCGTGCTCGCCTATCTGGTATTTGGACGCGCCGTCCAGACCCTGGAGCGCAGCGCCTACGACGTGGGCGTGCAGCTGCGCGACGAGACGCCGAGCGACCGCATCGCGATCATCGCGATCGACGACGCCAGCATCGACCGCCTGGGGCGCTGGCCATGGCCGCGCAATCTGCATGCGGCAATGATCGATCTGCTGCATGACGGCGGCGCCAAGACGATCGGCAACACGGTGTTCTACTTCGAGGATCAGCTCGATCCGGGCCTGGCGGCGCTGCGCGAACTGTCGGATCAGCTTGCCGCCTCGCCGCTGATCCAGACAGTGCCGTCCGAGATCGAGCAATTCGGCGCGGCGCTGGATGCGCTCGCGGCCAATAATGCGGCGGCCGGCGTGCTCGCACAGCGCTATCACCGATCCGCGCTGGCCACCGAATACAGTGCGGCCCTGGACCGCTTCGCCGCGCGGCTGCTCGAAGCCCGGCGCGGCCTGTCGGTGGACGACACGCTGCGACGCTCGCTTTCGGACGCCGGCAACGTCGCACTGGCCCTGCATTTCCGCATCGGCGTTCCGATCGGACGACCCGACGCGCCGCTGCCGGACTACGTCAGCCGCAACGCCCTGAGCCACGTCGTCGACCGGATCGACGCGCGCACGCAGGGCCTGCTGCCGGTTCCGGCACTGGCGGCCCAGATCCCGGTGGCGGGCATCGGGCGCGCCGCCGCGATGATCGGCCACCTCAACACGCTGCCGGACGTCGACGGCGCCATGCGTTTCGAACCCCTGGTGGTGCAGTACTACGACGCCTACTATCCGTCACTGTCGCTGGCGATGGCGGCCGCGGCGCTGAACCTGGGGGTGGACGACATCGAGGTCCGGCTCGGCGAGGGCATCGCGCTCGGCGGACTCGAAATCCCGACACGCCCCGACCTGCAGATGTACACCCACTTCTACGGCGATCAGGGCGGCAAGCCCGCGTTCAAGGTCTATTCGTTCTTCGACGTGTTCAGCGGCACGGTGCCGGCCAGCCAGTTCCGCGACAAACTGGTGCTGATCGGCGCGACTGCCACCGGCATCGGCGACAGTCTGGCGACGCCGGTTTCACCGAGCATGGCGCCGGTGGAGGCAATGGCGCACACCGTTTCGAGCATCCTGCAGGGCGACTTCTATGTTCGCCCAGAATGGGCGGCGTTCGCGGAGATCGGCGCCCTGCTGGCCGCGGCGCTGTATCTCGCGCTGCTGTCGCCGGCACTGGGGCCGGCCGTGGCCGCCGTGCTGACCACGGTGCTGGTGATCGCGCTCGTGGGTACCGAGCTTTATCTGATGAGCGATCTGGGCCTGTGGCTGAAACTGGTCACGCCCGCCCTGCTGCTGGTGAGCGGTCATTTGTTCATGACGGTGAAGCGCTTGCGCATCACCGAAGTGCTGAAGTCACGCACCGAAGTCGAAGGCGCCGAGTCCAACCGCATGCTTGGCCTCGCATTCCAGGGCCAGGGCCAACTGGACATGGCCTTCGAGAAGTTCCGACGCGTGCAGCCGGTCGACGACAAGCTGCTGGAGCTGCTCTACAACCTGGCGCTGGATTTCGAACGCCGGCGCCAGTTCAACAAGGCCGAGTCGGTCTATCAGTTCATCGCCGGACATGACCGCGACTTCCGCGATGTGGCGGAGAAGCTGACACGCGCACGGCGCCTGTCCGAAACCGTGATCCTCGGCGGCGGCAGCTCGCATCCCGGCGGCACGATGGTGCTGGACAAGACCGAGCAGATGGAAAAGCCGATGCTGGGGCGCTACCAGGTCGAAAAGGAGCTCGGCAAGGGCGCGATGGGCATCGTCTATCTGGGACGCGACCCCAAGATCGGCCGGCAGGTGGCGATCAAGACCATGGCCCTGGCACAGAACTTCGAAGAGGACGAGCTCGACGACGCGCGCGCCCGCTTCTTCCGCGAGGCCGAAACCGCGGGGCGACTCAGTCATCCGAATATCGTCTCGATCTTCGACGCCGGCGAGGAACACGACCTGGCGTTCATCGCGATGGAATTCGTCGGCGGCCACGACCTCACGCGCCACACCAAGGCGAATGCGCTGCTGCCGGTCACCGATGTGCTGCGCCACATCGCCGACGCGGCCGAAGCGCTGGACTACGCGCATCAGCAGGGCGTGGTTCATCGGGATGTGAAACCGGCGAACTTGATGTTGGTGGAGCGATCGAACACCGTAAAGGTCATGGACTTCGGCATCGCCCGCATCACTGACTCAAGCAAGACCAGGACCGGCATGGTGCTGGGCACGCCCAGCTACATGTCGCCGGAGCAGCTGGCCGGCAAGAAGGTCGATGGTCGGTCGGACCTGTTCTCGCTCGGCGTCACGCTCTACCAGCTGCTGACCGGCGCGCTGCCGTTCCAGGCGGACTCGCTGGCCACGCTGATGTACCGCATCGCCAACGAAACGCCGGCGCCTGCGACCACGCTGCGGCCGGAGCTTCCCGCCGGCGTCTCACCGATCCTGGATCGCGCCATGAGCAAACCGCTTGAACGACGCTACGCGCTCGGCGCCGAATTTTCAGCCGAGCTGCGCGTGCTGCTGCAGACTCTGAGCTGA